Proteins encoded in a region of the uncultured Paludibaculum sp. genome:
- a CDS encoding transglycosylase SLT domain-containing protein encodes MLLLLGALTARAQTDPVARLKAGVEALDKGSPTVALGNLNAAQGRLPSIADYIGFWIAQAQMQNKNYEAVAPALEPVFNQSPASPLAGRAAVLAARALVELNAFARALQALGRVPQNQLPQPQSALLFAQAHAGAGDSISAAVDYQTVYFSYPLSDEARDAGAALPGLERELGERYPPAMPQARLQRAQKLIDGGQAARAKTELEAMIPLLGGLERDQARVRLGAADYQLKRNETAASYLRSLQVDDPEAEAERLYYLAACYRRMDRDEDMLSAVQELGSKAPSSQWRLKALILAANNYIVANDSKRFVPLYQACAEAFPSSDEAPGCHWKVTWRAYLEHKPEAGQLLRQHVALYPSSDKAGAVLYYLGRLAERSSDFAAAKRLYNELSTRFPNYYYTPLAREQLKRSDVGLAPASPDTERWLGTIVWPVRVRQADFEADEVTAQRIERARLLVRAGQEQWAEGELRYGIRNGGKRFALAVELAETAHRRGAPDAGLRYLKSTIPDYLWLTADGAPKSFWKLAFPFPYRAKIERFARQRSLDPFLVAALIRQESEFNPGATSVVNAIGLMQVMPGTGRELGRRLGLRAVRPTSLKNPEINLNIGTYYLQHQLEARNGSVEDTLAGYNAGPSRVPMWRSWWDFRESSEFVETIPFTQTREYVQIVLRNAEMYRRIYANEPVTAEPEPPVQPVVVTRAKPPAKSVKKTPVRASTKKLTHPTSKKSKTSAKR; translated from the coding sequence GTGCTGCTCCTGCTTGGCGCGCTCACCGCCCGTGCACAAACGGATCCAGTGGCGCGCCTGAAGGCTGGTGTCGAGGCCCTGGACAAAGGGTCTCCGACGGTCGCGTTGGGCAACCTGAATGCCGCCCAGGGGCGTCTGCCTTCGATCGCCGACTATATCGGGTTCTGGATCGCTCAGGCGCAGATGCAGAACAAGAACTACGAGGCCGTCGCGCCTGCGCTGGAGCCCGTTTTCAATCAGAGTCCGGCGTCTCCGCTGGCCGGACGCGCCGCCGTTCTGGCTGCCCGCGCCCTGGTTGAGCTAAACGCCTTCGCTCGCGCCTTGCAGGCGTTGGGCCGCGTCCCCCAGAATCAGCTGCCGCAGCCGCAGTCCGCCTTGCTGTTCGCCCAGGCCCATGCCGGGGCCGGCGACTCGATCTCGGCCGCTGTCGACTATCAAACGGTCTACTTCTCCTATCCGCTCAGTGACGAGGCGCGGGATGCCGGCGCCGCGCTACCGGGGCTGGAGCGTGAGCTGGGCGAACGGTACCCTCCGGCCATGCCGCAGGCCCGTCTGCAGCGGGCCCAGAAACTGATCGATGGCGGCCAGGCCGCCCGTGCGAAGACGGAACTGGAGGCGATGATCCCGCTGCTTGGTGGGCTGGAGCGCGATCAGGCGCGGGTTCGTTTGGGTGCGGCGGACTATCAATTGAAGCGGAACGAGACTGCGGCGTCCTACCTGCGAAGCTTGCAGGTGGACGACCCGGAAGCCGAGGCGGAACGCCTGTACTACCTGGCTGCCTGCTACCGGCGCATGGACCGTGATGAGGATATGCTGTCCGCTGTTCAGGAGCTCGGATCCAAGGCGCCTTCCTCGCAATGGCGGCTCAAGGCATTGATCCTGGCCGCTAATAACTACATTGTCGCCAACGATTCCAAGCGCTTCGTGCCCCTCTACCAGGCTTGCGCCGAGGCCTTTCCTTCCTCCGACGAGGCGCCGGGCTGCCACTGGAAGGTGACGTGGCGAGCATATCTGGAGCACAAGCCGGAGGCCGGGCAACTGTTGCGCCAGCACGTCGCCCTCTACCCTTCCTCGGACAAAGCCGGCGCCGTGCTCTATTACCTGGGCCGGCTGGCCGAACGGTCTTCCGACTTCGCGGCGGCCAAGCGGCTGTACAACGAACTCAGCACCCGATTCCCGAACTACTACTACACGCCTCTGGCGCGTGAGCAGTTGAAGCGGTCCGACGTGGGGCTGGCACCGGCCTCCCCCGATACCGAGCGCTGGCTTGGGACCATCGTCTGGCCCGTCCGTGTCCGCCAGGCCGACTTCGAAGCTGATGAGGTCACGGCGCAGCGCATTGAACGAGCCCGCCTGCTGGTCCGGGCCGGGCAGGAGCAATGGGCCGAAGGCGAGTTGCGATACGGAATCCGCAATGGCGGGAAGCGCTTCGCCCTCGCGGTGGAGTTGGCTGAAACGGCGCACCGCCGGGGCGCGCCCGACGCCGGGCTCCGCTATCTCAAGAGCACCATCCCCGACTACCTGTGGCTGACGGCCGATGGCGCGCCCAAGAGCTTCTGGAAGCTCGCCTTCCCGTTCCCCTATCGCGCGAAGATCGAGCGTTTCGCCAGGCAGCGGTCGCTGGACCCCTTCCTGGTCGCTGCGCTCATCCGCCAGGAGTCGGAATTTAATCCGGGGGCAACCTCCGTCGTAAATGCCATTGGGCTGATGCAGGTGATGCCGGGGACCGGACGCGAACTCGGACGCCGCCTTGGCCTCAGGGCGGTGCGCCCGACCTCGCTCAAGAATCCGGAGATCAACCTGAATATCGGAACCTACTATCTGCAACACCAACTGGAGGCGCGCAACGGTAGTGTCGAGGATACGCTCGCCGGATACAACGCCGGGCCTTCGCGCGTCCCGATGTGGCGCTCGTGGTGGGACTTCCGCGAGTCCAGCGAATTTGTTGAGACTATTCCGTTTACGCAGACCCGCGAGTATGTCCAGATCGTGTTGCGCAACGCCGAGATGTATCGGCGCATCTACGCGAACGAACCCGTCACCGCCGAGCCGGAGCCCCCTGTCCAGCCGGTTGTTGTCACGCGAGCCAAACCTCCGGCGAAGTCCGTCAAGAAGACCCCTGTCCGAGCGTCAACCAAGAAGCTGACTCATCCTACTTCCAAAAAGAGCAAGACGAGTGCCAAACGATAA
- a CDS encoding DUF192 domain-containing protein — protein MHVRRFRWVWSAASAMALVLAGCGGGNGPSSENYNTRVVTLPNGQKIVAELAVHPADVMRGMKYRDSLAEDHGMLFIHTKEGKYPYWMYEVKVPLDMIWMDHSRTVVQLIHQVPPCPGPQEKCLSYGGAFNAVYVLEVAAGVAAKNNIKPGMKLDF, from the coding sequence ATGCACGTAAGACGCTTCCGGTGGGTGTGGTCGGCCGCTTCAGCCATGGCGCTGGTGCTTGCCGGATGCGGCGGCGGCAACGGCCCGTCGTCCGAGAACTACAACACCCGGGTGGTGACCCTGCCTAACGGTCAGAAGATCGTCGCCGAGCTGGCAGTTCATCCCGCCGATGTGATGCGCGGTATGAAGTACCGCGATTCCCTGGCCGAAGACCACGGGATGCTGTTCATTCATACGAAAGAAGGCAAGTACCCCTACTGGATGTATGAGGTCAAGGTGCCTCTGGATATGATCTGGATGGACCACAGCCGCACCGTTGTACAACTGATCCACCAGGTGCCGCCCTGTCCGGGCCCGCAGGAGAAGTGCCTGTCGTATGGGGGCGCCTTCAATGCCGTGTACGTCCTGGAAGTAGCCGCCGGCGTGGCCGCCAAGAACAACATCAAGCCGGGGATGAAGCTGGATTTCTAG
- a CDS encoding UbiA-like polyprenyltransferase, producing MHQATSSFSPPALWRRLVLTLDMIRFEHSVFALPFALTGALLGWREVGYPLDGMAAKLGWIIVAMVGARSAAMAFNRVLDADIDSRNPRTKSRHIPAGLLSRTFAWGFIAVTSAAFLLAAGMLNRLCFQLAPVALGVVFFYSWTKRFTPLSHVVLGFALGIAPSAAWIAMTGSLDGRIVWLTAAVTLWTAGFDIIYSCQDYEFDQREGLFSLPAKLGISGALIAARLFHVAMIGCLAILALSLGGGLSAWLGIGVVAALLLYEHSLVHANDLSRVDAAFFTVNGWVGMLFFGFWAFDILSAMPGTHFLGN from the coding sequence ATGCACCAAGCCACATCTTCTTTCAGTCCTCCAGCCCTCTGGCGGCGTCTTGTCCTGACGCTCGACATGATCCGGTTTGAGCACTCCGTCTTCGCCTTGCCTTTCGCCCTCACAGGCGCGCTGCTGGGGTGGCGAGAGGTTGGCTATCCACTAGACGGGATGGCCGCCAAACTTGGGTGGATCATTGTGGCCATGGTAGGTGCGCGCTCCGCCGCGATGGCCTTCAACCGCGTGCTCGACGCCGATATCGATTCTCGCAACCCGCGCACCAAGTCGCGCCACATTCCGGCCGGACTGTTGAGTCGCACCTTTGCCTGGGGCTTTATCGCGGTGACTTCGGCCGCGTTCCTGCTCGCGGCGGGCATGCTGAACCGGCTTTGTTTCCAACTGGCGCCGGTCGCGCTGGGCGTGGTCTTCTTCTACTCCTGGACCAAGCGCTTCACCCCGCTCTCACATGTCGTGCTGGGGTTCGCCCTGGGCATCGCGCCCTCGGCTGCCTGGATTGCCATGACGGGCTCGCTGGATGGGCGCATCGTCTGGCTCACCGCCGCCGTCACGCTGTGGACCGCGGGCTTCGACATCATCTACTCCTGCCAGGACTATGAATTCGACCAGCGCGAGGGGCTGTTCAGCCTGCCGGCGAAACTGGGAATCAGCGGCGCACTGATTGCGGCCCGGCTTTTCCACGTCGCCATGATCGGGTGTCTCGCTATTCTGGCCCTGTCGTTAGGCGGAGGTCTGTCCGCCTGGCTTGGCATTGGCGTCGTCGCCGCGCTGCTGCTTTACGAACACTCACTGGTGCACGCCAACGACCTCTCCCGGGTCGACGCGGCGTTCTTCACCGTGAACGGCTGGGTGGGCATGTTATTCTTTGGTTTCTGGGCCTTTGACATCCTCTCCGCCATGCCCGGAACGCACTTTCTGGGAAACTGA
- a CDS encoding aminotransferase class I/II-fold pyridoxal phosphate-dependent enzyme: MPNDNDTERFRSNRVAHFTESVIREMTRLALRHSAVNLAQGFPDFPAPAELKEAATKAIAEDFNQYAVTWGAKPLRDAIAAKYARHYGLEVDPETEITVVCGSTEGMIASLLATTNPDDEIVIFEPYYENYGPDADLCSAKRRYVTLHAPEWTFEPDELRAAFNSKTKAIIVNTPNNPTGKVFNREELALIAELCQQHDALCITDEIYEHILYDGAVHIPMLTMPGMRDRTILVNSMSKTFSVTGWRVGWVLAAPHLTTSIRKVHDFLTVGAATPLQQAGAFALSLPDKYFNDLAVHYAERRDYLLSQLASAGLAPYRPAGAYYIMSDIKTIGYSDDVLLSRHLVETIGVACVPGGSFFSHSSLGSHLIRFCFCKKYETLEEAGRRLRRAFRGAAD; encoded by the coding sequence GTGCCAAACGATAACGACACCGAACGCTTCCGATCGAACCGGGTAGCGCATTTCACCGAGAGCGTCATCCGGGAGATGACCCGCCTTGCCCTGCGCCATTCGGCCGTCAATCTGGCCCAGGGCTTCCCGGATTTTCCGGCCCCGGCGGAGCTGAAAGAGGCGGCGACCAAGGCGATTGCCGAGGACTTCAACCAGTACGCCGTGACCTGGGGCGCCAAGCCGCTGCGCGACGCCATTGCCGCCAAGTACGCCCGCCACTATGGGCTGGAGGTGGATCCCGAGACCGAGATCACGGTCGTCTGCGGATCCACGGAAGGCATGATCGCGTCGCTGCTGGCGACCACCAACCCCGACGATGAGATCGTGATTTTTGAGCCGTACTACGAGAACTACGGGCCGGACGCCGACCTGTGTTCCGCCAAACGCCGGTACGTGACGCTCCATGCGCCGGAATGGACGTTCGAACCCGATGAACTGCGGGCCGCGTTCAACTCGAAGACCAAGGCGATCATCGTCAACACGCCCAACAATCCGACCGGCAAGGTCTTCAACCGCGAGGAGTTGGCGCTGATCGCCGAGCTGTGCCAGCAGCATGACGCGCTCTGCATTACGGATGAGATCTACGAGCACATCCTCTATGACGGGGCCGTGCATATCCCGATGCTCACGATGCCGGGGATGCGCGACCGCACAATCCTGGTGAACTCGATGTCGAAGACCTTCTCCGTCACCGGATGGCGGGTGGGCTGGGTGCTGGCGGCTCCGCACCTGACAACGTCGATCCGGAAGGTTCACGATTTCCTCACGGTGGGGGCGGCGACGCCGTTGCAGCAGGCGGGCGCCTTCGCCTTATCCTTGCCTGACAAATATTTCAATGATCTTGCTGTCCATTATGCGGAGCGCCGGGACTATCTTCTGAGCCAGTTGGCGAGTGCCGGATTGGCTCCCTACCGTCCGGCGGGGGCATACTATATCATGAGCGACATTAAAACCATCGGGTATTCGGATGACGTTCTCCTTAGTCGCCATCTGGTTGAAACAATTGGGGTTGCATGTGTACCTGGAGGGTCATTTTTCAGTCACTCGAGCCTGGGATCGCACTTAATTCGCTTCTGTTTCTGCAAAAAGTATGAGACGCTTGAAGAAGCGGGACGCCGTCTACGGCGTGCGTTCCGTGGTGCCGCCGACTAA
- the mqnE gene encoding aminofutalosine synthase MqnE: MLPDFSQPTFDDRRLLPIFDKVQAGERLSYEDGLTLYRSPDLLAVGHMANLVRERLHGSVTYFNVNRHINPTDVCVASCKLCAFGKKAKDPNAYTMSLEDVWARAGHGVSEAVTEFHIVGGLHPELTVDWYCEMLSGLKQRYPQVHLKAFTMVEIAYFHKRFKIPIEEVLRRFKQAGMDSMPGGGAEIFSERVRRVICDHKIDGNEWLDIARMAHKMGIKSNCTMLYGHIENEEDRTDHLVRLRNVQSDTNGFVTYIPLAFHPDNTPLEHISKTTGFDDLKNIAVARLMLDNIPHIKAYWVMMTPKIAQIAQRFGADDIDGTVVEEKIYHDAGADTSQGLRRNELLRLIRAAGREPVERDTAYNRVQRTESTFAILV; encoded by the coding sequence ATGCTGCCTGATTTCTCTCAGCCTACCTTTGACGACCGCCGCCTTCTCCCCATCTTCGACAAGGTCCAGGCGGGAGAACGCCTCAGCTACGAGGATGGCCTCACGCTCTACCGTTCGCCCGATCTGCTTGCCGTGGGCCACATGGCGAACCTGGTCCGCGAACGTCTGCACGGCAGCGTCACCTACTTCAACGTCAATCGACATATCAACCCCACCGACGTCTGCGTGGCGTCCTGTAAGCTGTGCGCCTTCGGCAAGAAGGCGAAGGATCCCAATGCCTACACCATGTCGCTGGAGGATGTCTGGGCGCGTGCCGGGCACGGCGTGAGCGAGGCTGTTACTGAGTTCCACATTGTTGGCGGCCTGCACCCTGAGTTGACGGTCGACTGGTACTGCGAGATGCTCAGCGGGCTAAAGCAGCGCTATCCACAGGTGCACCTGAAGGCGTTCACGATGGTGGAGATCGCCTACTTCCACAAGCGGTTCAAGATCCCCATCGAAGAGGTCCTGCGCCGGTTCAAGCAGGCGGGCATGGACTCGATGCCCGGTGGCGGCGCCGAGATTTTCAGCGAGCGTGTGCGGCGCGTGATCTGCGACCACAAGATCGATGGCAACGAATGGTTGGACATCGCCCGCATGGCGCACAAGATGGGCATCAAGTCCAACTGCACGATGCTCTACGGGCACATCGAGAACGAGGAAGATCGCACCGACCATCTGGTCCGCCTGCGCAATGTACAGTCCGACACCAACGGCTTCGTTACCTATATCCCGCTGGCCTTCCACCCCGACAATACGCCGTTGGAGCACATCTCGAAAACCACAGGGTTCGACGATCTCAAGAACATCGCCGTCGCCCGTCTGATGCTCGACAACATCCCGCACATCAAGGCCTACTGGGTGATGATGACACCCAAGATCGCGCAGATTGCCCAGCGCTTTGGAGCGGACGACATCGACGGCACCGTGGTGGAAGAGAAGATCTACCACGACGCAGGGGCCGACACCAGCCAGGGGCTGCGCCGCAACGAACTGCTGCGACTCATCCGCGCGGCCGGCCGCGAGCCTGTCGAGCGCGATACCGCCTACAACCGGGTGCAGCGCACGGAGAGCACGTTCGCGATTCTGGTTTAG
- a CDS encoding nucleotidyltransferase family protein yields the protein MTPVLPQAAAVLLAAGASSRMGRPKPLLDFEGETFLDRQIHLYAGVCKPVIAVLGHSASEIASGLRRADQATLVLNPQPERGQLSSLQCGLRALPACDAVFFLPIDSPGVRPGTLAELLRAMHAAPEHDFVIPRHVGRRGHPVLMRAAVVEEFLALNVSASARDVVHAHRDSTLYVDVDDPAIHFDIDDPAAYQALLEGARS from the coding sequence GTGACCCCTGTTTTGCCCCAAGCCGCGGCCGTTTTGCTCGCCGCCGGCGCCTCTTCGCGCATGGGACGGCCGAAGCCCCTGCTCGACTTCGAAGGCGAGACGTTTCTTGACCGCCAGATCCACCTGTATGCCGGCGTGTGCAAACCGGTAATCGCCGTTCTGGGCCATTCCGCGAGCGAAATCGCGAGCGGCCTCCGGCGAGCTGACCAGGCGACCCTGGTCCTCAATCCGCAGCCAGAGCGCGGCCAGTTGAGCTCGCTGCAGTGCGGGCTGCGCGCCCTGCCCGCCTGCGACGCCGTCTTCTTTCTGCCCATCGATTCGCCCGGCGTGCGACCGGGTACTCTGGCCGAACTTCTACGGGCGATGCACGCCGCGCCGGAACACGACTTCGTGATCCCTCGGCATGTCGGCCGCCGCGGGCATCCTGTGTTGATGCGTGCCGCCGTGGTCGAGGAGTTTCTTGCGCTGAACGTCTCAGCGTCCGCCAGGGACGTCGTTCACGCCCATCGAGACTCCACACTCTATGTCGACGTGGACGACCCAGCCATTCACTTCGACATCGATGATCCGGCTGCCTACCAGGCCCTGCTGGAGGGGGCCCGATCATGA
- a CDS encoding XdhC/CoxI family protein: MDVLEEVVRLRRAGQKCALATIVQANGSIPSYTSAKLLVREDGSIAGTIGGGCVEAEVWTAAREVMECGKPRRLNFSLGQDAAYDNGLICGGQLEVFIEPIEPQPRAFIFGAGHISKSLCQVASLIGFATTVVDDRESFANRERFPVADDVVAGEYEEIFPKLEINSSSYLIIVTRGHRDDMRILRWAVTTPARYVAMIGSKRKVIGVVRELEKEGMPAESFLRVSAPMGLDIGAQSPEEIAVSVAAEMIAVRRNSESAWRALSKSLHAGDEVRALSK, from the coding sequence ATGGACGTCCTCGAAGAAGTAGTACGGCTCAGGCGGGCGGGGCAGAAATGCGCGCTCGCTACGATCGTGCAGGCGAACGGCTCCATCCCGAGCTATACCAGCGCCAAGCTGCTGGTGCGAGAGGATGGGTCCATTGCCGGCACGATTGGCGGCGGCTGCGTCGAGGCCGAGGTGTGGACGGCCGCACGGGAAGTGATGGAGTGCGGCAAGCCGCGCCGGCTGAACTTCTCACTGGGCCAGGACGCGGCATACGACAACGGGTTGATCTGCGGAGGCCAACTGGAAGTGTTCATCGAACCCATCGAACCGCAGCCGCGCGCCTTCATCTTCGGTGCGGGCCACATCTCCAAGAGCCTCTGCCAGGTGGCGTCCCTCATTGGCTTTGCCACTACGGTGGTGGACGACCGCGAATCGTTCGCCAACCGCGAGCGTTTTCCCGTGGCCGACGATGTCGTGGCCGGCGAGTATGAAGAGATCTTTCCGAAGCTGGAGATCAACTCCTCTTCTTACCTGATCATCGTCACGCGCGGCCATCGCGACGACATGCGGATCCTGCGTTGGGCCGTCACAACGCCGGCGCGCTACGTCGCGATGATTGGCAGCAAACGCAAGGTGATTGGGGTGGTGCGCGAGTTGGAAAAAGAAGGAATGCCGGCGGAGAGCTTCCTGCGTGTCTCGGCGCCGATGGGCCTGGATATCGGCGCGCAATCGCCGGAAGAGATTGCCGTCAGCGTCGCCGCCGAGATGATTGCGGTGCGCCGCAACTCGGAGTCGGCCTGGCGTGCTCTCTCCAAGTCTCTCCACGCCGGCGATGAAGTGCGAGCGCTGTCGAAGTGA
- a CDS encoding AsmA family protein: MTIRWGRVALAITGTAVLVGVAGLIAPEINADRMRAPLETALVETLGRPVEVRQVRYQVFPKPGLSATDLVIPDEPAFGREPLAYVGEMQAGISFTSLFTGRLRISTVRLVDASVNLARKDDLGWNFARLLARMATNVKQTGSAPAVEIRESRINFRSGTLKSPFFLNGVDLDIDPPDATGGSLQWRYEASPARTDRSEEGFGRFTGSGKWRAAGGGDGTLAVEMELDRSPIGEFLTLLTGHDLGVQGRFSSRATLDGPIHNMTVKGSVELEDVDRSTFFGLRGSQWALAYEGALDLAGETLQITTRKPREKAPLPLTVQLECHRLLADPQWSASFAFDEIPAPALLDFGRRLGARLPEELSVAGRVVGSISYSQAKPVEGSVELREGKVSLGPAGPLAFETAQLSLSGEGVSMAPVKVATPAGHQAEISGAWQMGTDALSFRIGSEGLALPELQSAVASLKDVVEVPLLDVCTDGEVRGTLSYERAAQNVDRPVAGGWSGELGLTRFQCTMEGTAQPVVLESGVLALKPNQWALHKAAGVVGKTAFAGEVSHSTLPAAKRPWRFSLKLSTVAGADIDQFLRPALLSRRGFIDRTLRRVQAAPAWLRARHAEGEIRIAALSLGDETLTNFAGRAYWDGAVLDLPDISAHWEDAVVTGRVRAGLGGERFDYRLKGHVDGVDWKQGTADFEIDARVSSLAAPFTPNLRGTGQFTVRSIDLGDDSLRQVSGCLDFDGQRSPRLKIGCLEALHAGEWMQGQGWAGVDPKGDQRLTVDLTGPRRSMRLAGTLQPLQLDVTTGDSSRTR; this comes from the coding sequence ATGACGATTCGTTGGGGCCGTGTGGCTCTCGCCATCACCGGCACCGCTGTTTTGGTTGGCGTGGCCGGCCTGATCGCGCCGGAGATCAATGCGGACCGGATGCGCGCACCCCTCGAAACCGCCCTCGTGGAGACGCTGGGCCGGCCGGTGGAGGTTCGGCAGGTCCGCTATCAGGTGTTTCCCAAGCCAGGACTCTCCGCCACCGATCTGGTCATCCCGGACGAACCGGCTTTTGGCCGCGAGCCGCTGGCGTATGTCGGGGAGATGCAGGCCGGCATCAGTTTCACGAGCCTGTTTACCGGCCGGCTGCGCATCTCCACCGTGCGCCTGGTCGACGCCAGTGTGAATCTCGCGCGCAAGGACGATTTAGGATGGAACTTCGCCCGGCTGTTGGCCCGCATGGCCACGAATGTGAAGCAGACCGGGTCGGCGCCGGCCGTGGAGATCAGGGAGAGCCGCATCAACTTCCGCTCAGGCACCTTGAAATCGCCTTTCTTCCTGAATGGCGTCGATCTCGATATCGACCCGCCCGACGCCACCGGGGGCTCGCTGCAATGGCGCTACGAGGCGTCGCCAGCGCGGACCGATCGCTCGGAAGAGGGCTTTGGCCGCTTCACCGGCAGCGGGAAGTGGCGCGCGGCCGGCGGCGGTGACGGCACGCTGGCCGTTGAGATGGAGTTGGACCGCAGTCCGATTGGCGAGTTTCTGACGCTCCTCACCGGCCACGATCTCGGCGTGCAGGGCCGCTTCAGTTCACGGGCCACCCTGGACGGGCCCATTCACAACATGACGGTAAAAGGGTCGGTCGAACTGGAAGACGTCGACCGTTCGACCTTCTTTGGGTTGCGCGGCAGCCAGTGGGCCCTGGCCTATGAAGGAGCGCTCGACCTGGCGGGCGAGACCCTGCAGATCACCACCCGCAAGCCGCGCGAAAAGGCTCCGCTGCCTCTCACCGTGCAACTGGAATGCCACCGCTTGCTGGCCGATCCGCAGTGGAGCGCGTCGTTCGCCTTCGATGAGATTCCCGCGCCCGCCCTGCTCGATTTCGGGCGGCGCCTGGGCGCGCGTCTGCCTGAGGAACTGTCGGTGGCCGGCCGCGTGGTGGGCTCCATCTCCTACTCGCAGGCCAAGCCCGTCGAAGGCAGCGTTGAACTGCGCGAGGGTAAGGTTTCCCTGGGGCCGGCGGGACCGCTGGCGTTCGAAACCGCTCAGCTCTCACTCTCCGGTGAGGGCGTGTCGATGGCTCCGGTCAAGGTGGCCACGCCGGCCGGTCATCAGGCGGAAATCTCCGGTGCCTGGCAGATGGGGACCGACGCGTTGAGTTTCAGGATCGGTTCCGAAGGATTGGCGTTGCCGGAGTTGCAGTCCGCCGTGGCCAGCCTCAAGGATGTCGTTGAGGTTCCACTGCTCGATGTCTGCACGGATGGCGAGGTGCGCGGCACGCTCAGCTACGAGCGCGCGGCCCAGAACGTCGACCGTCCGGTGGCGGGGGGATGGTCCGGCGAACTCGGTCTGACGCGTTTTCAATGCACGATGGAAGGCACGGCCCAGCCCGTTGTTCTTGAGTCCGGCGTCCTGGCCCTCAAGCCGAACCAGTGGGCTCTGCACAAGGCTGCTGGCGTGGTCGGCAAGACTGCGTTCGCCGGCGAGGTTTCTCATTCCACCCTGCCCGCCGCTAAACGGCCCTGGCGATTTTCGCTGAAGCTGAGCACCGTGGCTGGGGCCGACATCGATCAGTTTCTGCGGCCTGCGCTGTTGTCGCGCCGCGGTTTCATCGATCGGACTCTGCGCCGCGTCCAGGCCGCGCCGGCCTGGCTGCGCGCGCGCCACGCCGAGGGGGAGATTCGCATCGCGGCCCTTAGTCTGGGCGACGAAACGCTCACCAACTTCGCCGGCCGGGCCTATTGGGATGGCGCGGTCCTGGACCTGCCCGACATCTCGGCCCACTGGGAAGATGCCGTTGTCACCGGACGCGTTCGGGCAGGCCTTGGCGGCGAACGATTCGACTACCGGCTCAAGGGCCATGTCGATGGTGTGGATTGGAAACAAGGCACCGCGGACTTCGAAATCGATGCCCGCGTTTCGAGTCTCGCTGCGCCGTTCACGCCCAACCTGCGCGGCACCGGCCAGTTCACGGTTCGTTCCATTGACCTTGGCGATGACAGCCTGCGGCAGGTCTCCGGCTGCCTCGATTTCGATGGCCAGCGGTCGCCGCGTTTGAAGATTGGGTGCCTGGAAGCACTCCACGCTGGGGAGTGGATGCAGGGCCAGGGATGGGCGGGCGTCGATCCCAAGGGCGATCAGCGGCTGACCGTGGATCTCACGGGACCACGGCGAAGCATGCGCCTGGCGGGCACGTTGCAGCCCCTACAGTTAGACGTAACAACGGGCGATAGCAGTCGAACGCGCTAA
- the larB gene encoding nickel pincer cofactor biosynthesis protein LarB, with protein MDQDHLKSLLEQVRSGAVAIDDAMTRLRHMPFENLGYATVDHHRAIRTGMPEVIFGKGKTTEQILGIAERLLERASNVLVTRTNEEVAGRMKVLYPEAEYFPACGALRVWRDRTMHGKGRLAVISAGTTDMPVALEAVVTAEVMGNDVDQIHDVGVAGIHRLFGNLDRISQARVVVVCAGMEGALPSAVGGLVSCPVIAVPTSVGYGASFNGLAALLGMLNSCASNVSVVNIDNGFGGGYVASLINRL; from the coding sequence ATGGATCAGGATCACCTCAAGTCACTGTTGGAACAGGTGCGTTCGGGTGCGGTAGCCATCGACGACGCCATGACGCGGTTGCGGCATATGCCCTTTGAAAACCTGGGCTATGCGACGGTCGACCACCATCGCGCAATCCGCACCGGGATGCCGGAGGTGATCTTCGGCAAGGGCAAAACCACCGAGCAGATCCTCGGCATCGCCGAGCGGCTGTTGGAGCGCGCATCCAACGTACTCGTGACGCGCACCAATGAGGAAGTGGCTGGGCGGATGAAGGTCCTCTACCCGGAAGCCGAGTATTTCCCGGCGTGCGGAGCCCTGCGAGTGTGGCGGGACCGCACCATGCACGGCAAGGGGCGGCTGGCGGTGATCAGTGCCGGTACCACGGACATGCCTGTCGCGCTGGAAGCCGTCGTGACGGCCGAGGTGATGGGCAACGACGTGGACCAGATCCACGATGTGGGCGTCGCCGGCATCCACAGGCTATTCGGCAACTTGGATCGCATCTCGCAGGCGCGCGTCGTCGTCGTGTGCGCGGGCATGGAAGGGGCGCTACCCAGCGCCGTAGGCGGTCTGGTCAGTTGCCCGGTGATCGCCGTACCCACCAGCGTGGGCTACGGCGCAAGCTTCAACGGTCTCGCGGCGCTGCTGGGGATGCTGAATAGCTGTGCCAGCAACGTCAGCGTGGTGAACATCGACAACGGTTTTGGCGGCGGCTATGTCGCTAGCCTCATCAACCGTCTTTAG